The DNA sequence TGGGTGCCGCTGTGGACGTACAACGTGAACTACGTGCTGAGCAATGAACTTGCCTTCACGCCCACGGATGACGAAATCGTCCGCTTCGCGGATTTCTCCTGGAAGTAAAACAGGACGGGCCGCGTGCGACCATGTGCGCGGCCCGTTGTCCTTACCTGTCCGGAAGGTGACGCACGATGGCCGTCTATATCCTCAAACGTCTCGGTCTTGCCCTTCTGGTGGCGCTGACCGTGTCTTTCATCAGTTTCAGTCTGCTGTTCATGGCAGGCGATCCTGCAGTCGCGATTGCGGGCGAAAACGCCACCGCCGTCGATATCGCCCGGATCAACGAACGCTATGGCTTCGACCGGCCGATGATCGTGCAATATGGCGACTGGCTGGGATCGGCCGTCACGGGCGATCTCGGCAATTCGTGGTATTTCGACATGTCCGTGACCGAACTGATCGGCGACCGGCTGAAGGTCACGATGAAGCTGGGCATTTTTGCGATCTCGCTGGCCCTGCTGGTGGCGATCCCGCTTGGTGTGGCCGCCGCGGCCAACCCCAATTCGCTGATCGACCGCTTTGCCCTGTTCCTGTCCGTGGTCGGTCAGGCCATCCCGTCCTTCTGGTTCGGCCTGATCCTGATCGTGGTCTTCTCGATCAATCTTGGGCTTCTGCCAGCCTCGGGCAATGCGACCTGGCGGCATTTCGTTCTGCCGACCGTCGTCCTGGGCTATTACGCCACGCCCGCGATCATGCGCCTGACCCGCGCCGGCATGATGGAGGTGCTGTCCTCTGACTATATCCGCACCGCGCGGGCCAAGGGGCTGGGCACCCGCAAGGTGATGTTCAAACACGCCCTGCGCAACGCGATCATTCCCGTGGTCAGCCTCGCCGCCGTTCAGATGGGCTTCATGCTGGGCGGCTCCATCGTGGTCGAGACGGTTTTCGCCCTGCACGGCGCAGGCTACCTGGCGTGGGAATCCATCTCGCGCAATGATCTGCCGACAATGCAGGCGTTGATCCTGATCTTCTCGACGTTCTACATCCTTTTCACTTTCCTGGCCGACGTTCTGAACGCCTGGCTGGATCCACGGCTCCGCGTGGGGTGAGGACTGACATGGCCGATACCACCGATACCACTCCGCTCTCCGCGCAGGATACGGCGCGCGACAAACCCCTGACGCCGGGCCAGGCGATGCGCCGCCGCGCCCTGCATCACAAGGGCTTCATGTTCGGCTCCATCGTGATGCTGATCGTCGTCGGGATCGCTGTTTTTGCGCCGCTTCTGACGCAGTACGACCCCTATCAGCAAAGCCTGCTGGCGCGGATGAAGCCGCCGGTCTTTCTGGGCGGTACCTCCGAGCACTGGCTGGGCACCGACGGGCTGGGGCGCGATTTCTGGGCGCGGCTGGCCTATGGCGCGCGCATCTCGCTGATGATCGGCATCCTGGCCGCGGTGATCTCTGGCGTCATCGGGTCCACACTTGGCATCCTCGCCGGGTATTTCGGCGGCAAGGTCGACACGGTCGTGACCTTCCTGATCAACGTCCGGCTTGCCATGCCGGTGGTGCTGGTGGCGCTGGCCGTCGTGGCGCTGTTCGGCGGGTCACTCTTTGTGGTCGTTTCGGTGCTCGGCCTGCTGCTGTGGGACCGCTTCGCGGTTGTGCTGCGCTCGGCCACGATGCAGGTGCGCAAGCAGGAATATGTCGCCGCTGCCGAAGTTCTGGGCGCGTCGCTGCCAAGGGTCCTCTGGAAGGACATCCTGCCCAACGTCATGAACCACCTGATCGTGATCTTCACATTGGAAATGGCCCATGCCATCATCCTCGAGGCGGCGCTGTCCTTCCTGGGCCTTGGCGTGCAGCCGCCGACCCCGTCATGGGGGCTGATGATCTCGGAAGGCAAGGAAATGCTGCTGTTCGAGCCCTGGCTGATCACCATACCGGGCGTGGCGCTGTTTTCGCTGGTTCTTGCCATCAACATGCTGGGGGACGGGCTGCGCGACGTCACCGCACCGGAGGGCCGCAACTGATGACCGATCCCATCCTGTCCATCGAGAACCTGACCGTTCAGCTGCCCAAGGCCGCCGACCGGGACAACGCCGTCGAGAATCTGACGGTCAAGGTGAT is a window from the Sulfitobacter sp. THAF37 genome containing:
- a CDS encoding ABC transporter permease; amino-acid sequence: MADTTDTTPLSAQDTARDKPLTPGQAMRRRALHHKGFMFGSIVMLIVVGIAVFAPLLTQYDPYQQSLLARMKPPVFLGGTSEHWLGTDGLGRDFWARLAYGARISLMIGILAAVISGVIGSTLGILAGYFGGKVDTVVTFLINVRLAMPVVLVALAVVALFGGSLFVVVSVLGLLLWDRFAVVLRSATMQVRKQEYVAAAEVLGASLPRVLWKDILPNVMNHLIVIFTLEMAHAIILEAALSFLGLGVQPPTPSWGLMISEGKEMLLFEPWLITIPGVALFSLVLAINMLGDGLRDVTAPEGRN
- a CDS encoding ABC transporter permease; this translates as MAVYILKRLGLALLVALTVSFISFSLLFMAGDPAVAIAGENATAVDIARINERYGFDRPMIVQYGDWLGSAVTGDLGNSWYFDMSVTELIGDRLKVTMKLGIFAISLALLVAIPLGVAAAANPNSLIDRFALFLSVVGQAIPSFWFGLILIVVFSINLGLLPASGNATWRHFVLPTVVLGYYATPAIMRLTRAGMMEVLSSDYIRTARAKGLGTRKVMFKHALRNAIIPVVSLAAVQMGFMLGGSIVVETVFALHGAGYLAWESISRNDLPTMQALILIFSTFYILFTFLADVLNAWLDPRLRVG